ACACGTGTGTATCGAGCAAAAAACGCTGCATCAGTTTTTCCCTTCAAACGCGTCAATAATGTCTTCCGGTGTTTTGTCAAAATCATCTGCTATGCGGATCTGTCCTTTGAATCGACCCGGTGTGCGCTGACAGCGCCCTTCCTTATGCGGGATGAGGTCAAGGTAGGGTTTTCCAGCTTTTGCGATGACGATAGTTTCACCTTCCCACGCTTTTTCTGCTAAAGCTGAGAGTTTGCTTTTCGCCTCGTGCATATTGACTTGCATAAAATCCTCCATTCAATTTAGCTAAGTCTAGCTAAATCAATATAGCTCACCACAATGCCACGATCAAGAATTTTTATCGACTGTCGGAGAAATATTACAAAGACTCGGGTAAATCGAGCCACAAATCCTGCAGGCTACGGTACATCTTCAATCGCTCGACCACACTCTCCACCGGCGCCGCAAAGATCGCTTCGTAGATAAATTCATCGGCCGCAGGGTCCATGGTAAAGGCGAGCTGCTCTTTTCGGGTATTGAATTGCGCGTTGATGCCGTTGCTGTTGCCGCGCGCATCGACGCGGATCCATTTGCCGAGGGTGGCGAGGTAGATGGCATTTAACCCGTGCAGAACCGTTTCGTCATCATCGGCAGCGGGATCGCGGCGTAAGACCTGGTAGCAGAAGCCGGCGGGGATGCCGACCGCCCGGAGCAGGGCGGCCAAAAGGTGGCTCTTGGCAAAGCAGATCCCGGTACCGTGCTGCAGCACTTCACTCGCCGTGCAGGTGACAATGTCGGTGTCGATATCATAGGAGTGGGGGATGGTGTCCCGCACCCATTCGTACAGACAACGGGCTTTGGCTTCTTCATCGGCTGCTGAGGCTGTCAGTTCCAGAGCTTTTTGGCGGACAGCCGGGGTCTGCCAGTCGATGATGGCGTCGGCTTGCAGGTAGTCGTTTAAGTCGTCGGATTCAGGGTACATGTCGGGTGCTTCTTTCTGTTAGGTTCTTTGCCGTACTATCTTCGGGCTTTACCGCTGATCTGGTCGATTGCTATCTTGTAGACCTTGGTTGTCTTGTTTTTTTGTTCAACGTATTGTTTGCCCTCTGCGATAAAATCTGAACAGTATTTTTCTACAAGCCAGAGCAAGGCATCGTTCTTCTCGGCTCCATTCACTTCCGAAGCAACGCCAAAGACCACGGCACTTTCGTATTCCGTGGCAAATTTCTCTGGCAGAACTTTGGTTTTGCCAACAACACAAAAAGAAACCTTTGAATTTTGCTCGATATTTTCGATTTTATGGCCGCTGGTTGCGCAGTGAAAATAGATGCAATCGTTCTTATAGGTATAATTTAACGGTAAGCCATAGGGTTGTCCGTCTTTGCTGACAGTCGACATGATCCCGTATTCAGCGTTGTCGAGTATGTCTTTGGCTTCTTGAATGGTTATTTCCCGGTCACTTCTCCGAATACCTCTCATTCGATTTTCCTTTATGTCTAACTGGGCCGGCCATGACCCGCCCGCC
The DNA window shown above is from Deltaproteobacteria bacterium HGW-Deltaproteobacteria-4 and carries:
- a CDS encoding type II toxin-antitoxin system prevent-host-death family antitoxin, whose translation is MHEAKSKLSALAEKAWEGETIVIAKAGKPYLDLIPHKEGRCQRTPGRFKGQIRIADDFDKTPEDIIDAFEGKN
- a CDS encoding MFS transporter — protein: MRGIRRSDREITIQEAKDILDNAEYGIMSTVSKDGQPYGLPLNYTYKNDCIYFHCATSGHKIENIEQNSKVSFCVVGKTKVLPEKFATEYESAVVFGVASEVNGAEKNDALLWLVEKYCSDFIAEGKQYVEQKNKTTKVYKIAIDQISGKARR
- a CDS encoding transglutaminase, whose protein sequence is MYPESDDLNDYLQADAIIDWQTPAVRQKALELTASAADEEAKARCLYEWVRDTIPHSYDIDTDIVTCTASEVLQHGTGICFAKSHLLAALLRAVGIPAGFCYQVLRRDPAADDDETVLHGLNAIYLATLGKWIRVDARGNSNGINAQFNTRKEQLAFTMDPAADEFIYEAIFAAPVESVVERLKMYRSLQDLWLDLPESL